The sequence GCTTCGTCAACAACAGGAAACAGAAGCTTCATCCGCAAGTTTCTTCTTAAATACCTGTAACCGCTTATTGACTCGCCTTCGCCAAAGTATAATCTATGCCATTTATCCGCTAGATCTGGAAAAGCAGCAGATAACCTGGCTAAATTATCCGGCTTAACCTTATAAACTGAAGCTACCACATGCTTAGCACCTGCATCCGAAACTACTCGAACTAACTCCCTCAAATCTTGTGGATCATCGTTTAATCCCCAAATTATAGGATCAATCCTAACAGAAACTGGGATATCAGCTCTAGTTAACAACCTAATAGCTTCAACGCGTTCACGAGGTGGAGGAGCGAAAGGCTCAATAATCTTGGCAAGCCTATCGTCAAGAGTAGTAATGGTTAAGCTGACTGTAACTCTCCCCTTTTTAAACAAGTTGATATCACGAATTACAAGATTGGACTTTGATACAATAATAATTTTAAAACCATGGTCCAGCAACGCTTCAATAGCTCTTCTCGTCAAGCAATATTTATTTTCCTCGGGTGGATAAGGATCGCTACTCGTGCTGATCGCTACTGGAAGGCTTTTATCCGCTCTCTTTAAATCATGTAAGAGATTTTTAATAAAATTCTTTTTAGGGCTGCTTTTATGCCTACCAATATAAGAAGTAGCGTAGCAGTAAAGGCAAAAATGGCTACAGCCAGTGTAAGGATGGAGAGAGTATTTTGGAGGACAGGTGCATAATTGGCTTTTCCACGGGTCAAACCTCCGTAGGACCCTCATCGCTGATCCGTTTCGCTGCTTTCCTCGGTAGTTCGCGGATATTTTGAAAGCGGACACACAACCCTATACGTGC comes from Thermoproteales archaeon and encodes:
- a CDS encoding radical SAM protein, which encodes MRVLRRFDPWKSQLCTCPPKYSLHPYTGCSHFCLYCYATSYIGRHKSSPKKNFIKNLLHDLKRADKSLPVAISTSSDPYPPEENKYCLTRRAIEALLDHGFKIIIVSKSNLVIRDINLFKKGRVTVSLTITTLDDRLAKIIEPFAPPPRERVEAIRLLTRADIPVSVRIDPIIWGLNDDPQDLRELVRVVSDAGAKHVVASVYKVKPDNLARLSAAFPDLADKWHRLYFGEGESISGYRYLRRNLRMKLLFPVVDEAARLNVSYATCREGLLSKTFFNAPSCDGTHLLNYS